The Methanoculleus sp. SDB DNA segment AGCGGGTGTCATGGTAAACCGGACACCCTCGAGATCGATGCTGCCGCCCAGGTTTAATGCCACCGAATCGATGCCCCGGGAGGCAAGATATTTCGCAATCTCGTTTCCGGCGACGGTTTTTGCACGAAGTGCGACAGTATCGCCCATATGATCCGCATGCCCGTGCGTGACCGCAACAATGTCGGGTGCGAGATCACCCGTTCCGGACGGCACGTACGGATCCACCACGACACGCTTCGACCCCTCGAGAACAAAACAGGCATGTCCCAGCCATCTCAGTCTCATGTCTGATTGATACGGGAGATTTCAATAAAAAAAGTTGCATCCCGGCGCCATCAGGCATCAGGAGGCGTCGATAATTTCCGCTTCCGAAATATCGATGGCTTCGCTTAATCCGTCGTTATTCAGGCCCCGTGTCATCTGTTCGGTCAGATCCCGGTCTTCCATCACATCCCTGATGCGTTCGAGAAACGGATCGAGGGTTATGTCGCGTTCCTGATCGATCACGTGCCGGTATTCCCGGAGAGTCGACGGACTGATTCCGAGCTCGTCGCTGACCTCTTTCATGGTCTTGCCGGAATTGAGGCGCTCTTCCATCTCCTTTCGTTCAAAAGGCATCTTGAAATCAAGATCTCGAAAAAGTTTGAGGCGAACCCGGGCACGTGCAACCGTTTTGCTCAGTTTTTCATCGCCCAGCACCCTGGCAATCTCGGTATCGTTATGTCCGTCATAATATGAACACACCAGCTTGGCCAGATCACGCGGGCTTAATTTTGTTTTAAAATGTCCCTGTTCAAGAATTTCACGCATTATAAGAGCGATTTCCCGCTCGATTGCATCTTTATCGCGAAGAGTTCCATGGATCTTTTTCATCGGCTCGACAATTCGTGTCTTGCTGGTAATCGTTGTGAAGAGCTCAAGGAGCTGCTTTTTCTTATTATCATCACGCATGGCAGGACCACATTGAAATTCTGCTTTACTGTATACACAATTCTAC contains these protein-coding regions:
- a CDS encoding response regulator receiver protein, with the translated sequence MRDDNKKKQLLELFTTITSKTRIVEPMKKIHGTLRDKDAIEREIALIMREILEQGHFKTKLSPRDLAKLVCSYYDGHNDTEIARVLGDEKLSKTVARARVRLKLFRDLDFKMPFERKEMEERLNSGKTMKEVSDELGISPSTLREYRHVIDQERDITLDPFLERIRDVMEDRDLTEQMTRGLNNDGLSEAIDISEAEIIDAS